In Oryza brachyantha chromosome 2, ObraRS2, whole genome shotgun sequence, a single window of DNA contains:
- the LOC102720489 gene encoding auxin efflux carrier component 1a gives MITAADFYHVMTAMVPLYVAMILAYGSVKWWRIFTPDQCSGINRFVALFAVPLLSFHFISTNNPYTMNLRFIAADTLQKLMVLAMLTAWSHLSRRGSLEWTITLFSLSTLPNTLVMGIPLLKGMYGEFSGSLMVQIVVLQCIIWYTLMLFMFEYRGARMLITEQFPDTAANIASIVVDPDVVSLDGRRDAIETETEVKEDGRIHVTVRRSNASRSDIYSRRSMGFSSTTPRPSNLTNAEIYSLQSSRNPTPRGSSFNHTDFYSMVGRSSNFGAADAFGVRTGATPRPSNYEDDASKPKYPLPASNAAPMAGHYPAPNPAVAAAPKGAKKAATNGQAKGEDLHMFVWSSSASPVSDVFGGGAPDYNDAPAVKSPRKMDGAKDREDYVERDDFSFGNRGVMDRDAEAGDEKAATAVVDPSKAMAAPTAMPPTSVMTRLILIMVWRKLIRNPNTYSSLIGLIWSLVCFRWNFEMPAIVLKSISILSDAGLGMAMFSLGLFMALQPHIIACGNKVATYAMAVRFLAGPAVMAAASFAVGLRGTLLHVAIVQAALPQGIVPFVFAKEYSVHPSILSTAVIFGMLIALPITLVYYILLGL, from the exons ATGATTACGGCGGCGGACTTCTACCACGTTATGACGGCGATGGTGCCGTTGTACGTGGCGATGATACTGGCGTATGGGTCGGTGAAGTGGTGGCGCATCTTCACGCCGGACCAGTGCTCCGGGATCAACCGCTTCGTGGCGCTGTTCGCGGTGCCGCTGCTGTCGTTCCACTTCATCTCCACCAACAACCCGTACACGATGAACCTCCGGTTCATCGCCGCCGATACGCTGCAGAAGCTGATGGTGCTGGCCATGCTCACGGCGTGGAGCCACCTCAGCCGCCGGGGGAGCCTCGAGTGGACCATCACGCTCTTCTCGCTCTCCACGCTGCCCAACACGCTCGTCATGGGGATCCCGTTGCTCAAGGGCATGTACGGGGAGTTCTCCGGCAGCCTCATGGTGCAGATCGTCGTGCTGCAGTGCATCATCTGGTACACGCTCATGCTCTTCATGTTCGAGTACCGCGGCGCGCGGATGCTCATCACCGAGCAGTTCCCGGACACCGCCGCCAACATCGCCTCCATCGTCGTCGACCCGGACGTCGTCTCGCTCGACGGCCGGAGGGACGCCATCgagacggagacggaggtGAAGGAGGACGGCAGGATACacgtcaccgtgcgccgctCCAACGCGTCGCGCTCGGACATCTACTCCCGCCGCTCCATGGGCTTCTCCAGCACCACGCCGCGGCCCAGCAACCTCACCAACGCCGAGATCTACTCGCTGCAGTCGTCGCGGAACCCGACGCCGCGGGGCTCCAGCTTCAACCACACCGACTTCTACTCCATGGTGGGACGCAGCTCCAACTTCGGCGCGGCCGACGCGTTCGGCGTCCGCACCGGCGCCACACCACGCCCGTCCAACTACGAGGACGACGCGTCCAAGCCCAAGTACCCGCTCCCCGCGTCGAATGCGGCGCCCATGGCAGGCCACTACCCGGCGCCGAAcccggccgtggcggcggctccCAAGGGCGCCAAGAAGGCGGCCACGAACGGGCAGGCCAAGGGCGAGGACCTCCACATGTTCGTCTGGAGCTCCAGCGCGTCGCCCGTGTCCGAcgtcttcggcggcggcgcgccagACTACAACGACGCCCCGGCCGTCAAGTCACCCCGTAAAA TGGATGGAGCGAAGGACAGGGAGGACTACGTGGAGCGGGACGATTTCAGCTTCGGGAACAGGGGCGTCATGGACAGGGACGCCGAGGCAGGGGACGAGAAGGCCGCGACGGCGGTCGTCGACCCCAGCAAAGCCATGGCGGCGCCAACGGCGATGCCGCCGACAAGCGTGATGACGCGCCTGATCCTGATCATGGTGTGGCGCAAGCTCATCCGCAACCCCAACACCTACTCCAGCCTCATCGGCCTCATCTGGTCCCTCGTATGCTTCAG GTGGAACTTCGAGATGCCGGCCATCGTCCTGAAATCCATCTCGATCCTGTCGGACGCGGGGCTCGGCATGGCCATGTTCAGTCTCG GTCTGTTCATGGCGCTGCAGCCGCACATCATCGCTTGCGGGAACAAGGTGGCGACGTACGCCATGGCCGTGCGGTTCCTGGCCGGGCCGGCcgtgatggcggcggcgtccttcGCCGTCGGCCTCCGTGGCACGCTCCTGCACGTCGCCATTGTCCAG GCCGCCCTGCCCCAGGGCATTGTCCCCTTCGTCTTCGCAAAGGAGTACAGCGTGCACCCCAGCATTCTCAGCACAGC TGTCATCTTTGGCATGCTCATCGCATTGCCGATCACCCTCGTCTACTACATCTTGCTCGGCCTGTAA